AGTGTTGAAATGGAcctgaatgaccaaatgaatttggtcattcaccattagatctagacttattagaattttaggatggagattcaaagtatcctaagacttagatttaataagtggcctaacggtgaatgaccaaatttatttGATCATTCAAGATCCAGGTAAACACTATTGATACAAAAATCAACAaatctattaaaaaaataaatggtttcttttatatatatataatattaaattgaaatttttattcAGACTATTTTGTCTATTTCTTTGTTTAATTAATTCTGAGTCAGACTTAACTTGAATTCAATCCAATTGAATTCTTCAGTTCATATTGGCCCATACAACACTGATATAATGCTCTTAGATTTATGCAATCATGTTAGACATGGATGCTAAGACATTGCTAGAAACATTTTGTTCCTATCCAGTCTCTTCTGCTAGCGATCCTGATAGGTCTATCTAGAGATGGTGGTTAGACCGAAAATTTAATTCGTCTCATTAATCACATAATGTTTTAGCTGACCTTAATGGTAATCCAACTCAGACAGTGATTTCTTGTGTAACCTTCAAGAACCAAATAGTAACCTTTTAATAATCTTTTGTTGTACGATATCAAGTCCAGCAAGAGTCGCCCTCATCTGTTGCTCGGACATTTTTTTAATCTCTAGTGAACTGATAAGTTTGAATGAGCAATTACACATTGCCTCATTTGGGTGTGATCACACGCTTTTTAATCTCACTAATCAAGTGGTCGGTGATATCTAATCTCGATAAGAGATTTAGCAATCCCTCGCTTCGCTCTTGGTTCTTAAACATGGCGTACAGTGCATCCAACTGAACCTATACTTAGCACCCAGTTACCGGCTCGTTAGACGATCAATCAAAGTACAATGCAAACCATCTAGATCCCATAGTAAACTTAGTAAAAGGATTCAACATAGAGTATTACATGAGAACCACTTATGACAATGATAACCATGTAGTGCTCTGATGGATCAATTCAGAGCTTACTATTTCATAAACCCTAATGCCCTTCATTTGACATCCAATGTCTGTAACCGGTGAAACACCATTACAATCAAAGCACATACTAGTCTTTAGTTAGTTATCGTTCCCACGATAGTAACAGACCAATgatattcatattaatatcttgTTGCCTCACGACTTCACTTGACTAGGTCATCAACTCGCCAAACATGAGCATATTATTAATCTTGGATACTCTGTTAATCAGTTTCCACCTGACTTAACATATTATTGCCTTATATTTAACAGTTCTGTTTGATATAACGTCTCAGGATTAGAGCATACTCCAACAATCAATGGTGCAATAATAGCTCTAATATTTGTAAGCTGGACCAATTAAGGTGGTTTGAATGGTTAAAAGTTCATAACCGTTTTAGGATCCCGTATTCGAATCCTAGCATAGGATCCGAGTAAACCAATTaatgaaaattatatttaatatttccGTAGGTTACTATGTTACTAAAATACAATAGTGTTCACTCGGACCTTGAATTATCGTTAAATctagatttattaaatttaagtctGATGATACTTTAAATTTCCAACCTAGACtctaagagcatctctaatAGATGTTGCTTTAAAGAGTATCAAAACTTAACACATCATatgaaaatataatattttattaacttaatCATTCGCAtcactcttgacaacttttGTTACAAAATGCTATAATAGTAAATGTTGTCACAATAGCCCCACAAATCATtactttattttaattataaataggcctaatacacaaataacccctgaacttgtccaaatgttgcaactgccccctccaactttcaattgtaacaacttacccctcaaacttgtccaattgtaaaacataacccctcaaacttgttcaattgtaaaacagaacccccaaattgctgacacggactgcaattgaagaaacacatgAAATAAAAAAGCTGCAAATGATCGTggaatgtgataatcagatctttagacccaaaaaaatcagtatttaagtaaccaaatcctcaattcttcaacttcttcttcttctttttgttattgctattgGTTTTTTAGTGATTTGTTGATTcaaagttttgggatattatgtGGGTGAAAATGTGTTTATATGGAAAAATAGctccattgaagatttcataGCGTGATATGAATTCGGGAAAatatttttacggttgcttcaagtatggggtaaaaaaaatcctaatttggggttgtgttttacaattggacaagtttgaagggttatattttacaattggacaagtttgaggggtaagttgttacaattgaaagttgaggggaacagttgcaacatttaaacaagttcaggggttatttgtatattaggctttataaatattatcaactatagtaaaaggagagactCCTAAAAAAACATGCACTaataataatcaaataaatcatattcttatattaaaaaaaattgacaacCATAAGATTGCCAAAAAGTGACAATCACCACTTTTACTCCAATATAGGACACTTTTCAAAGTTGCCAAAACCATCCTCACACTGTTCCAATATAAGGCTACCTAGAAGGAccaaattcaaatcaatattctTTTTCTCCAACGAAGAACGACCCGCCCCGACCCGCCAATATCCTGCTTGGTTTACACACTCATCTTGTCTCCTTTTGTAACcaacaaattttaattttagtaatcatcttcttcttcttcttcttcatatgACTCATCATCCATGGACAAGGACAACAAAATTCTCCTTCTCTCCCATTATCCAAATATTACTATTActccatttttatttttatatacctGTACCTAAAGGAATGGGCAAGAAGAAGAAAGACATTATTCAACTGGAACGAGAATCTGTAATTCCTATCCTCAAGCACAAGCTCATTTCAGCTTTATCCAATCGCATTGGtatcttctcttctcttctttttcttttttaatctttttcttattggattcattttttttttaaattcactTTTCGCAGAATTTAAATCTGATCGTGATGAGTTTTTAAAGCTCTGCAACAGGGTGGAATATACCATTCGAGCATGGTACTTTTTGCAATTTGAAGATCTTATGGTATTCTTACTTTCcttgttttataaattttttcattcatttatttaatataaaaaattactgtattactttattttttccCAGCAATGTTATGCCTTGTTTGAGCCAATTTTTGGCAGCAAGAAATTGGAGCAGCAGAATCTATCCCCTGAAGATATTGATATTATTGAAGAAAAGTTCTTAACCTGCTTATTTCAGGTACTTCAATACTTATCATCATATCATATTGTTAATCCGTTTCGTGCTTTGGGAAGTTGCTCTTGAGCTGGGGGAAATGCTTTgatcaattttaaatatatatatcatatgcATTGCCTTTTTATTCAGGTCATGGATAAGAGTAATTTCAAATTAACAACTGACGATGAGATAAATGTTGCACTTTCAGCACAATATCGCTTAAATCTTCCAATTGTAGTAAATGAAACTAAGGTAAAATGCATACATGTATCTATCTAGTTATCTACTTCTTCTAGCAATTTTCATTTATCTATCTGTCTATCTCCCTGATCCATCATATAAAATGTTCAAGGGTTTTCATCTGGTCTTCATAATTGCCGACCCCAATGTTCTTTCCTGTTGAATGCAGCTTGATAAGAAGCTATTTACGAGTTACTTCCGAAAATATCCTCAAGATAACCTTCCACACTTCTCTGATAAGGTACCATTAATACAAGACTTTTCAGATAGTCTGTTTGTTCACTCCTtgcctatgttgcacggaaacgggAAACGAAATGGAAAAggataaatgttatttctaagaaaaattagctaggaaatggaaatggaaaagaaACGAAAACGGACACGAAACGCGAAAACACTAACGAAGAAGAGTTTCCCATGCAACATAGCTCCTTGCAAACACCAACTTGGTGAAAATGTGTGGTTTGTTTGCAATATTTTCAATAGTTGCAAAATGAATTGTTACATGATTTCGATATTTCTTATTTTCCTGGTTATCTTTTCTGAAAAAGAATGATGCAGTTTTATTGTTGCACAACATTTAATTTTGCAAATATACTCAATTATGAGAAATTATTTACTATTTCAGGATAAAGCATGTAATCTAAAATAATAGATATGTCTACCCAGAAAATGTTTACTCAAATCTTCTAGATAATCAAAGTTTGTTATGGGAATTGAAGTTTATTTTACTCATGTTTTTCTGCTTGTGCTGATGGATTTTCATTTGTTATCATTTAGTTCATAATCTTCAGGCGTGGATTTGGAATCGATCAGATGACTGCTTACTTTATTACGcaaaaaataaatacaattattgCTCGAATATGGGGTTTTTTCTTGACAATTACCGGGTAAGTAACCACTTCTGTTATGACTGTGAAACACAAGCATTTTTATGATCTCCTTACAGCGATCTTTCATttcaattaatataattttgatGTTAGTTTTCAGAGTTCTCACCTGTAGCACTATTCTTAGCCTAATTAGAGGAATTTCCTGAACACAAGTGATTCAGC
The window above is part of the Euphorbia lathyris chromosome 3, ddEupLath1.1, whole genome shotgun sequence genome. Proteins encoded here:
- the LOC136222285 gene encoding uncharacterized protein isoform X3, with the protein product MTHHPWTRTTKFSFSPIIQILLLLHFYFYIPVPKGMGKKKKDIIQLERESVIPILKHKLISALSNRIEFKSDRDEFLKLCNRVEYTIRAWYFLQFEDLMQCYALFEPIFGSKKLEQQNLSPEDIDIIEEKFLTCLFQVMDKSNFKLTTDDEINVALSAQYRLNLPIVVNETKLDKKLFTSYFRKYPQDNLPHFSDKFIIFRRGFGIDQMTAYFITQKINTIIARIWGFFLTITGLRRIFFAKRAPEFEDDSKKIDIQIEEDDDLYVERIRIEKMKLSLSNLFGKVTIQEPTFQSIIVVYRRASKKKEMERNIYVKHFRNIPMADMEIALPEKKNPGLTPMDWVKFIVSAVIGLVTVISSLSNPKADIRVICAILSSVVGYGVKTYFTFQDNLVSYQNLITKSVYDKQLDSGRGTLLHLCDDVIQQEVKEVIVSFFVLLEQGKATRQ